A genomic region of Gossypium hirsutum isolate 1008001.06 chromosome D01, Gossypium_hirsutum_v2.1, whole genome shotgun sequence contains the following coding sequences:
- the LOC107921675 gene encoding uncharacterized protein — protein sequence MVMIEVESGGPAQVYVVREPKDQDLTNVIASTFILQSTPLFSLVDFGSTHLYLLSELACKLEIAVETIGFGMTVISSFGDSVVMNKFYRKCPLMIQGHVFSIDLMELSFNGFDVILGMNLLTEHKVKVDFETKRITVRNSDGLEIVVVGKRPGFMCSVVSTMKAEKFMGKGCEAYLAYIMNLVSKELRVQDIHTVRDFHGMFLEELVGLPPNHEVEFVIEFCLGTAPVSIV from the exons ATGGTCATGATAGAG GTTGAGTCTGGAGGTCCAGCTCAAGTTTATGTTGTTAGAGAGCCGAAGGATCAGGATCTAACTAATGTTATTGCAAGTACTTTTATTCTACAGTCTACTCCGTTGTTTTCTTTAGTTGATTTTGGTTCTACGCATTTGTATCTTTTGAGTGAATTGGCATGCAAGTTAGAGATTGCTGTTGAGACTATTGGTTTTGGTATGACTGTCATTAGTTCTTTTGGTGATAGTGTGGTAATGAATAAATTTTATCGTAAATGCCCTCTTATGATTCAAGGACATGTTTTCTCTATTGATCTTATGGAATTGTCATTTAAtggatttgatgttattcttggtatgaaTTTGTTAACTGAGCATAAGGTTAAAGTAGATTTTGAGACTAAGCGAATTACTGTGAGAAATAGTGATGGGTTGGAAATTGTTGTTGTTGGGAAAAGACCGGGTTTTATGTGTAGTGTGGTTTCGACTATGAAGGCTGAAAAGTTTATGGgtaaaggttgtgaagcttacttggCTTATATAATGAATTTAGTTAGTAAGGAGTTGAGGGTTCAAGATATCCACACTGTTAGGGATTTTCATGGCATGTTTCTTGAAGAGTTAGTAGGCTTGCCACCGAATcatgaagttgagtttgtaattgaGTTTTGTCTTGGTACTGCACCAGTGTCCATTGTGTAA